A genomic stretch from Hemitrygon akajei chromosome 10, sHemAka1.3, whole genome shotgun sequence includes:
- the stard8 gene encoding stAR-related lipid transfer protein 8: MDGSEQPNAFRRSRSFHLKNFRTFLNKMSHRGAIEQEAKDACDWLRAAGFPQYAQLYEDSQFPIDITAVKKDHIFLDEDSLKSVCRRLVILNKYTFIKSDTNTTRKLGDDSDEDACAISDRWAFQRESRRWSRLTVADFRMSRAEVLSSVMKESASRESVLSELSDREASSARSNSSVGSIQEVLGGHSSNSQLATSENPETVLLAHSQAAEQARNCTLDSSVFIDDQTTPDVTESPRKHRTKSFLRRIESLRFKTLRNKSKVASKNKETKSIITVLQQYHDPLDCSSPLKTGSKSPKGLVNNVSPSDIPSLADCGCLEHCSGKSRRSHCGLYLEDYEMGFAASSSYNRNDDPCSHQDYVVRVPTNHKLGTFPKALSIESLCPGADNHLVKWRSGNSSFGMSLCGSANNVQRLSLQGRRDSCSSMDSRQSFYDNVPETHPYNSVSGQEYYFKQLDDVLKHVNGLQQRVDSWSKMICTDYNDTESDSTGETVFPLPGLNFEDRSMSDVGTTASDFDSTGNSLNEVEEMEMRERRDSGVGASLTRPSRKLRWHSFQNSHRPSLNSASMEINRQSAAQLNLLQRFSLLRLTAIMEKYSVRSKQGWNWGVPKFMKRSKEPDYRGKNVFGVPPLVNVKRSGQPLPQSIQQAMRYLRSQCMGQVGIFRKSGVKSRIQVLRQMNENNPDNVNYQGQSAFDVADLLKQYFRDLPEPIFTSKLTETFLQIYQYVPMDQRLQAVQAAILLMPDQNREVLQSLLYFLSDIASVQQNQMTAGNLAVCLAPSLFHLNVLKKETSSPRMIRKRVVLSKPDQRDLSENLAATEGLGHMITECKKLFQIPHDIMVQSRNSYIAADAHPLSTEGFRRHAGGIVKDYMAHMEDTIQALLKEVGDKFKGWTSTVGPVNTELSYKKVGDGYPIRLWKVTTEVEAAPSSVLHRLLRERHLWDDDVLMGKIVEHLDKNTEIYHYVLDSMAPHPRRDFVVLRTWRADLPKDMCVMVAVSVEHDSVHLEGGVRAVVLNSQYLVEPCGSGRSRLTYISRTDLRGRTPEWYNKVSGYLCAVEVARIRDSFRPSNS; encoded by the exons ACTCCCAGTTTCCCATTGACATCACAGCGGTCAAGAAGGATCACATTTTTCTTGACGAGGATTCTTTGAAATCTGTGTGCAG aCGGCTGGTAATTCTGAATAAATATACCTTTATAAAGTCTGATACCAACACTACCAGGAAATTG GGGGATGATTCTGATGAAGATGCCTGTGCTATCAGTGACCGTTGGGCATTTCAGCGGGAGAGCAGGAGATGGTCTCGCCTGACAGTTGCTGACTTCCGGATGAGCCGAGCCGAGGTCCTAAGCTCGGTAATGAAGGAGTCTGCCAGTCGTGAGAGTGTTCTCTCCGAGCTCAGTGATCGCGAAGCCAGCTCCGCGCGCAGCAACAGCAGTGTTGGGAGCATCCAGGAAGTTTTGGGGGGTCACTCTTCAAACAGTCAGCTGGCAACGAGTGAAAATCCTGAGACAGTCCTGTTGGCTCATTCCCAAGCAGCAGAACAGGCTCGCAACTGCACACTCGATAGCAGTGTTTTCATTGACGATCAGACCACTCCAGACGTTACCGAAAGCCCCAGAAAGCATCGGACCAAGAGCTTTCTCAGACGAATTGAATCCCTTCGGTTTAAAACGCTTCGGAATAAATCCAAAGTGGCTTCAAAGAACAAAGAGACAAAAAGTATCATAACAGTATTACAGCAATACCATGATCCATTAGACTGCTCTAGTCCTCTGAAAACTGGGAGCAAGAGCCCCAAGGGCTTGGTGAATAATGTATCTCCATCTGACATTCCTTCACTGGCTGATTGCGGATGTCTAGAACATTGTTCAGGTAAATCTAGGAGGAGCCATTGTGGACTCTACTTGGAAGACTATGAAATGGGctttgcagcttcttccagttATAATAGAAATGATGATCCATGTTCTCATCAAGATTATGTTGTTCGTGTCCCAACAAATCACAAATTAGGAACCTTTCCCAAAGCTCTCTCCATTGAAAGCTTGTGTCCTGGTGCTGATAACCATTTGGTAAAATGGAGATCAGGAAACAGCTCCTTTGGGATGTCTTTGTGTGGGAGTGCCAACAATGTTCAACGATTGAGTCTACAGGGACGAAGAGATTCTTGCAGCTCCATGGACAGCAGGCAAAGTTTTTATGACAATGTGCCTGAAACCCATCCATATAACAGTGTTAGTGGACAAGAATACTATTTTAAACAACTAGATGATGTTTTGAAGCATGTTAATGGATTACAGCAGAGAGTAGATAGTTGGTCAAAAATGATATGCACTGATTACAACGACACTGAGTCTGACTCTACTGGAGAAACAGTTTTTCCTTTGCCAGGTTTGAACTTTGAAGACCGCTCAATGTCTGATGTGGGGACAACTGCAAGTGATTTTGATAGCACTGGGAATTCACTGAATGAAGTGGAAGAAATGGAGATGAGGGAACGGAGAGATTCTGGAGTAGGGGCTTCATTAACCAGACCAAGCAG GAAGCTGCGCTGGCACAGTTTCCAGAACTCTCACCGCCCCAGCCTGAATTCTGCCTCGATGGAAATCAACAGACAGTCGGCAGCTCAGCTCAACCTCCTGCAGCGATTCTCCTTGCTGCGTTTGACTGCCATCATGGAGAAATACAGCGTCCGCAGCAAGCAGGGCTGGAACTG GGGTGTTCCCAAATTCATGAAAAGAAGCAAGGAACCAGATTACCGAGGCAAAAATGTATTTGGTGTTCCACCATTAGTAAATGTCAAGAGGTCGGGGCAGCCACTACCTCAAAGTATTCAACAAGCCATGCGCTACCTGCGTAGTCAGTGCATGGGCCAG GTCGGTATCTTCAGGAAGTCGGGGGTGAAATCGCGAATCCAGGTCCTCAGACAGATGAATGAAAACAATCCTGACAATGTCAATTATCAGGGTCAATCAGCATTTGATGTAGCAGACTTGTTAAAACAGTATTTCCGAGATCTTCCAGAGCCGATTTTTACCAGCAAGCTGACAGAAACCTTTCTACAGATCTATCAAT ATGTGCCAATGGATCAACGTCTCCAAGCCGTTCAGGCTGCCATTTTGCTGATGCCAGATCAGAACCGTGAGGTTCTTCAGTCCCTATTGTACTTCCTAAGTGACATTGCATCTGTGCAGCAAAACCAGATGACTGCTGGAAATCTGGCTGTGTGCCTTGCACCCTCACTGTTTCACCTTAACGTGTTGAAGAAAGAAACTTCCTCTCCAAG GATGATCCGAAAGAGAGTTGTTCTAAGTAAACCTgatcagagggacctcagtgAGAATCTGGCAGCAACTGAAGGATTGGGTCACATGATCACAGAGTGCAAGAAACTTTTCCAG ATCCCCCATGATATAATGGTGCAGTCTCGGAACTCCTATATTGCAGCTGATGCTCACCCGTTATCTACAGAGGGCTTCAGGAGACATGCTGGAGGCATTGTCAAGGATTATATGGCCCACATGGAGGATACAATCCAGGCTCTACTAAAAGAGGTGGGAGATAAGTTTAAAGGCTGGACCAGCACCGTAGGACCTGTGAACACAGAACTTTCTTACAAAAAG GTTGGTGACGGATATCCCATCCGCTTGTGGAAAGTGACAACGGAAGTAGAAGCAGCCCCGAGCTCGGTGTTACACCGTCTGCTCCGGGAGCGACATCTCTGGGATGATGATGTGTTGATGGGAAAAATTGTGGAGCATTTGGACAAAAATACTGAGATTTACCATTATGTCCTGGACAGCATGGCGCCACATCCCAGGAGGGACTTTGTTGTTCTGAG GACCTGGCGAGCTGATTTGCCAAAGGACATGTGCGTTATGGTAGCAGTCTCCGTTGAGCATGACTCAGTGCACTTGGAAGGAGGTGTAAGAGCTGTAGTACTGAACTCTCAGTACCTGGTGGAGCCTTGTGGTTCAGGTAGATCCCGGCTCACGTACATCTCCCGAACTGACTTAAG GGGAAGGACTCCTGAGTGGTACAACAAGGTCTCTGGATACCTTTGTGCTGTAGAGGTTGCTAGGATACGGGACTCCTTTCGGCCATCAAATTCATAA